In the genome of Vicia villosa cultivar HV-30 ecotype Madison, WI linkage group LG7, Vvil1.0, whole genome shotgun sequence, one region contains:
- the LOC131619035 gene encoding uncharacterized mitochondrial protein AtMg00810-like, whose amino-acid sequence MTIPPGLSVSNSKMTNKVCRLHKSLYGIKQVSRQWNHKLTHTHTLLYLGYKQSYGVHPLFTKSTNTSFIALLVYVDDLVLAGNDMSEISSVKFVLDDRFRIKDLSALRFFLGLEISRSSHGISLNQRKYILDLLVDSGLLAAKPVSMPCDPAFKFTNTRSASFSDVTACRRLIGRLIYLSTTRPDIAYYVQQLSQYLFKPLQSHFQAAIHILRYLKSAPSQRLFFPAANSLQLTGFADSDWACCIDTRKSITRYCVFLGSAIISWKSKKQETVSASSYEAEYRALAKLTREIQWLNYILADLQVHATAPSVLYCDNKSAIHLAHNSTSMNAPNTSKLTAILSAKRFNRVS is encoded by the coding sequence ATGACAATCCCTCCCGGTTTATCTGTTTCAAATTCTAAAATGACCAACAAGGTTTGTCGATTGCATAAGTCTTTATATGGAATCAAACAAGTTAGCAGGCAATGGAATCAtaaactcacacacacacacacacttttatATCTTGGATACAAACAATCCTATGGTGTTCACCCTCTCTTCACCAAGTCCACTAACACTTCTTTTATAGCCTTATTAGTATATGTTGATGATCTTGTGTTAGCAGGAAATGATATGTCTGAAATTTCTTCTGTCAAGTTTGTTTTGGATGACAGGTTTCGTATCAAAGATCTTAGTGCTCTAAGATTTTTCCTTGGCCTTGAAATTTCCAGATCCAGTCATGGTATTTCCCTGAATCAGAGGAAATACATCCTGGATCTCCTTGTAGATAGTGGTCTTTTGGCAGCTAAACCTGTTTCTATGCCTTGTGACCCCGCTTTCAAGTTCACCAATACTAGAAGCGCCAGTTTCTCTGATGTAACTGCTTGCAGGAGACTAATAGGAAGGCTGATTTATTTGTCTACCACTAGACCAGACATAGCTTATTATGTGCAACAGCTTAGTCAGTACTTATTTAAGCCTCTTCAATCTCATTTTCAAGCTGCCATTCACATCCTTCGATATCTCAAATCAGCTCCTTCTCAGAGACTATTTTTTCCAGCTGCCAATTCCTTGCAATTAACTGGCTTTGCAGATTCTGATTGGGCTTGTTGCATTGACACAAGGAAATCTATCACAAGGTATTGTGTTTTCCTAGGTTCTGCCATCATTTCATGGAAATCTAAGAAGCAGGAAACTGTGTCTGCTTCCTCGTATGAGGCTGAATACAGGGCTTTGGCCAAACTTACTAGGGAAATACAATGGCTTAACTATATTTTGGCAGATTTACAAGTTCATGCTACTGCTCCTTCTGTTCTATACTGCGACAACAAATCAGCTATCCACCTCGCACATAATTCCACATCCATGAACGCACCAAACACATCAAAATTAACTGCCATATTATCCGCGAAAAGATTCAACAGGGTGTCATAA